The Budorcas taxicolor isolate Tak-1 chromosome 2, Takin1.1, whole genome shotgun sequence genome window below encodes:
- the ANKS3 gene encoding ankyrin repeat and SAM domain-containing protein 3 isoform X1 gives MSELSDEASEPELLNRSLSMWHGLGTQVDWEELAVPLDLHTAASIGQYEVVKECVQRRELDLNKKNGGGWTPLMYASYIGHDTIVHLLLEAGVSVNVPTPEGQTPLMLASSCGNESIAYFLLQQGAELEMKDIQGWTALFHCTSAGHQQMVKFLLDSGANANVREPVCGFTPLMEAAAAGHEIIVQYFLTHGVKVDTRDHSGATARMLAKQYGHMKIVGLIDAHSPSLPKSLYRSPEKYEDLSSSDECGPVPQRQRPCRKKGLSIHEGPRALARITAIGLGSRAQQPCYEQVPPRGYVSFNSSDEHPLEGGGLCYRDVTSPINERDVESSSSSSREEQAFFANPGVARSSSSEGLARAPGLSSEASLESNEDSDHVRRSSVRKQTKSYVKTKNRYGGSDSQWAPSAMTSCAPGVSPQTDRPPYSGPQDLATLLEQIGCLKYLQVFEEQDVDLRIFLTLTESDLKEIGITLFGPKRKMTSAIARWHSSARPPSDALELAYADRLEAEMQELAIQLHKRCEEVEAMRGLVSQEQELRAVVESCLLEQDGARKDVHTQLQETWALAQDAALVLDQLRACQAELSARVRRDEFLREAPLRPGLPAADPKGWQASLQALSLPELSGALEERVREMGRVLCSVTQSLEKLQALSGKEIWREP, from the exons ATGTCGGAGCTCAGCGATGAAGCCAGCGAGCCAGAGCTGCTGAACCGCAGCTTGTCCATGTGGCACGGGCTGGGCACGCAGGTCGACTGGGAGGAGCTAGCTGTCCCCCTGGATCTTCACACAGCCGCTTCCATTGGCCAGTACGAGGTGGTGAAGGAGTGTGTGCAGCG GAGAGAGTTAGATTTGAATAAGAAGAACGGTGGTGGCTGGACCCCGCTGATGTATGCCTCCTACATTGGACATGATACCATCGTGCACCTCCTGCTCGAGGCAGGGGTCAGTGTGAATGTGCCGACCCCGGAAGGGCAGACTCCACTGATGCTGGCCTCTAGCTGTGGCAACGAGAGCATCgcctattttcttctccag CAAGGTGCTGAGCTGGAAATGAAGGACATTCAGGGCTGGACTgcccttttccactgcaccaGTGCTGGGCACCAGCAGATGGTCAAGTTCCTTTTGGACAGTGGAGCGAACGCCAACGTGAG GGAGCCGGTGTGTGGATTCACTCCGCTGATGGAAGCTGCGGCCGCCGGCCACGAGATCATCGTGCAGTACTTTCTGACTCAT GGAGTCAAAGTGGACACGAGAGACCACAGTGGAGCCACAGCCCGGATGCTGGCGAAGCAGTACGGACACATGAAGATCGTGGGACTGATCGACGCCCACTCACCTTCTCTGCCCAAGAGCCTCTACCGGAGCCCAG AAAAATATGAAGATCTGAGCTCTTCAGACGAGTGTGGCCCTGTCCCTCAGCGACAGAGGCCCTGCCGCAAAAAGGGGCTCAGCATCCACGAGGGGCCGCGAGCCCTGGCCCGCATCACGGCCATCGGACTCGGGAGCCGGGCGCAGCAGCCTTGCTACG AGCAGGTGCCTCCACGGGGCTACGTCAGCTTCAACAGCAGCGATGAGCACCCCCTGGAGGGGGGCGGCCTGTGCTACAGGGACGTCACCTCGCCCATCAACGAGCGGGACGtggagagcagcagcagcagcagccgcg AAGAGCAGGCCTTCTTTGCCAACCCTGGGGTTGCACGGAGCAGCAGCAGCGAGGGCCTGGCCCGGGCCCCGGGACTCAGCAGCGAGGCCTCCCTGGAGAGCAACGAG GATTCGGATCATGTGCGGAGAAGCTCGGTTCGCAAACAAACTAAAAGTTACGTGAAGACCAAGAACCGTTATGGCGGCAGTGACAGCCAGTGGGCTCCCAGCGCCATGACGTCCTGTGCCCCGGGAGTGAGCCCCCAGACTGACAGGCCCCCGTATTCAGGACCCCAG GACCTCGCCACGCTGCTGGAGCAGATCGGCTGTCTCAAGTACTTGCAGGTGTTTGAGGAGCAGGATGTGGACCTCCGCATCTTCCTGACCCTCACCGAGAGTGACCTGAAGGAAATCGGCATCAC GTTGTTTGGGCCCAAGAGGAAGATGACGTCCGCCATTGCCCGCTGGCACAGCAGCGCCCGCCCCCCCAGTGACGCCCTGGAGCTGGCCTACGCCGACCGGCTGGAGGCCGAGATGCAGGAGCTTGCCATCCAGCTGCACAAG CGCTGTGAGGAGGTGGAAGCCATGCGGGGCCTGGTGTCCCAGGAGCAGGAGCTGCGGGCCGTGGTGGAGAGCTGCCTCCTGGAGCAGGATGGTGCCCGCAAGGATGTGCACACAcagctgcaggagacctgggcccTTGCCCAGGACGCTGCGCTTGTCCTGGACCAGCTGCG AGCCTGTCAGGCCGAGCTGTCAGCCCGAGTGAGGCGGGACGAGTTCCTGCGTGAGGCCCCCCTGCGCCCAGGCCTCCCTGCAGCAG ACCCCAAAGGCTGGCAGGCCTCCTTGCAGGCCCTGAGCCTCCCCGAGCTGTCGGGAGCCCTGGAGGAGCGAGTCCGGGAGATGG GGCGAGTCCTATGCTCGGTAACCCAGAGCCTGGAGAAGCTGCAGGCACTGAGCGGGAAGGAGATCTGGCGGGAGCCGTAG
- the ANKS3 gene encoding ankyrin repeat and SAM domain-containing protein 3 isoform X2 — protein MKDIQGWTALFHCTSAGHQQMVKFLLDSGANANVREPVCGFTPLMEAAAAGHEIIVQYFLTHGVKVDTRDHSGATARMLAKQYGHMKIVGLIDAHSPSLPKSLYRSPEKYEDLSSSDECGPVPQRQRPCRKKGLSIHEGPRALARITAIGLGSRAQQPCYEQVPPRGYVSFNSSDEHPLEGGGLCYRDVTSPINERDVESSSSSSREEQAFFANPGVARSSSSEGLARAPGLSSEASLESNEDSDHVRRSSVRKQTKSYVKTKNRYGGSDSQWAPSAMTSCAPGVSPQTDRPPYSGPQDLATLLEQIGCLKYLQVFEEQDVDLRIFLTLTESDLKEIGITLFGPKRKMTSAIARWHSSARPPSDALELAYADRLEAEMQELAIQLHKRCEEVEAMRGLVSQEQELRAVVESCLLEQDGARKDVHTQLQETWALAQDAALVLDQLRACQAELSARVRRDEFLREAPLRPGLPAADPKGWQASLQALSLPELSGALEERVREMGRVLCSVTQSLEKLQALSGKEIWREP, from the exons ATGAAGGACATTCAGGGCTGGACTgcccttttccactgcaccaGTGCTGGGCACCAGCAGATGGTCAAGTTCCTTTTGGACAGTGGAGCGAACGCCAACGTGAG GGAGCCGGTGTGTGGATTCACTCCGCTGATGGAAGCTGCGGCCGCCGGCCACGAGATCATCGTGCAGTACTTTCTGACTCAT GGAGTCAAAGTGGACACGAGAGACCACAGTGGAGCCACAGCCCGGATGCTGGCGAAGCAGTACGGACACATGAAGATCGTGGGACTGATCGACGCCCACTCACCTTCTCTGCCCAAGAGCCTCTACCGGAGCCCAG AAAAATATGAAGATCTGAGCTCTTCAGACGAGTGTGGCCCTGTCCCTCAGCGACAGAGGCCCTGCCGCAAAAAGGGGCTCAGCATCCACGAGGGGCCGCGAGCCCTGGCCCGCATCACGGCCATCGGACTCGGGAGCCGGGCGCAGCAGCCTTGCTACG AGCAGGTGCCTCCACGGGGCTACGTCAGCTTCAACAGCAGCGATGAGCACCCCCTGGAGGGGGGCGGCCTGTGCTACAGGGACGTCACCTCGCCCATCAACGAGCGGGACGtggagagcagcagcagcagcagccgcg AAGAGCAGGCCTTCTTTGCCAACCCTGGGGTTGCACGGAGCAGCAGCAGCGAGGGCCTGGCCCGGGCCCCGGGACTCAGCAGCGAGGCCTCCCTGGAGAGCAACGAG GATTCGGATCATGTGCGGAGAAGCTCGGTTCGCAAACAAACTAAAAGTTACGTGAAGACCAAGAACCGTTATGGCGGCAGTGACAGCCAGTGGGCTCCCAGCGCCATGACGTCCTGTGCCCCGGGAGTGAGCCCCCAGACTGACAGGCCCCCGTATTCAGGACCCCAG GACCTCGCCACGCTGCTGGAGCAGATCGGCTGTCTCAAGTACTTGCAGGTGTTTGAGGAGCAGGATGTGGACCTCCGCATCTTCCTGACCCTCACCGAGAGTGACCTGAAGGAAATCGGCATCAC GTTGTTTGGGCCCAAGAGGAAGATGACGTCCGCCATTGCCCGCTGGCACAGCAGCGCCCGCCCCCCCAGTGACGCCCTGGAGCTGGCCTACGCCGACCGGCTGGAGGCCGAGATGCAGGAGCTTGCCATCCAGCTGCACAAG CGCTGTGAGGAGGTGGAAGCCATGCGGGGCCTGGTGTCCCAGGAGCAGGAGCTGCGGGCCGTGGTGGAGAGCTGCCTCCTGGAGCAGGATGGTGCCCGCAAGGATGTGCACACAcagctgcaggagacctgggcccTTGCCCAGGACGCTGCGCTTGTCCTGGACCAGCTGCG AGCCTGTCAGGCCGAGCTGTCAGCCCGAGTGAGGCGGGACGAGTTCCTGCGTGAGGCCCCCCTGCGCCCAGGCCTCCCTGCAGCAG ACCCCAAAGGCTGGCAGGCCTCCTTGCAGGCCCTGAGCCTCCCCGAGCTGTCGGGAGCCCTGGAGGAGCGAGTCCGGGAGATGG GGCGAGTCCTATGCTCGGTAACCCAGAGCCTGGAGAAGCTGCAGGCACTGAGCGGGAAGGAGATCTGGCGGGAGCCGTAG
- the NUDT16L1 gene encoding tudor-interacting repair regulator protein, translating into MSAAAVPELKRISRVEAMRLGPGWSHSCHAMLYAANPGQLFGRIPMRFSVLMQMRFDGLLGFPGGFVDRRFWSLEDGLNRVLGLGLGCLRLTEADYLSSHLTEGPHRVVAHLYARQLTLEQLHAVEISAVHSRDHGLEVLGLVRVPLYTQKDRVGGFPNFLSNAFISTAKYQLLFALKVLNMMPEEKLAEALAAATEKQKKALEKLLPSSS; encoded by the exons ATGTCGGCGGCGGCGGTGCCGGAGTTGAAGCGGATCAGTCGGGTGGAAGCGATGCGCCTGGGCCCCGGCTGGAGCCACTCGTGCCACGCTATGCTGTACGCCGCGAACCCGGGTCAGCTCTTCGGCCGCATCCCCATGCGCTTCTCGGTGCTG ATGCAGATGCGCTTCGACGGGCTGctgggcttccccgggggctTCGTGGACCGGCGCTTCTGGTCGCTGGAGGACGGACTGAACCGGGtgctgggcctgggcctgggctgcCTCCGCCTCACGGAGGCTGACTACTTGAGCTCGCACCTGACCGAGGGCCCGCACCGCGTCGTGGCGCACCTGTACGCGCGGCAGCTGACGCTGGAGCAGCTGCACGCCGTGGAGATCAGCGCGGTGCACTCGCGGGACCACGGCCTGGAG GTACTGGGACTCGTCCGTGTCCCTCTGTACACCCAGAAGGACCGAGTCGGGGGCTTTCCCAACTTCCTGAGCAACGCCTTCATCAGCACAGCCAAGTACCAGCTCCTGTTCGCCCTCAAGGTGCTCAACATGATGCCGGAGGAGAAGCTGGCTGAGGCCCTGGCTGCCGCCACGGAGAAGCAGAAGAAAGCCCTGGAGAAGCTGCTCCCGTCTTCCTCCTGA